The following coding sequences lie in one Arachis ipaensis cultivar K30076 chromosome B05, Araip1.1, whole genome shotgun sequence genomic window:
- the LOC107640014 gene encoding novel plant SNARE 11-like isoform X1 — protein MDDLSRISNDLAQIDGQITDVFRALSNGFQKLEKIKEFSRQSRQLEDLTEKMRDCKRLIKEFDKEVKVLEDRLDRGTNKMLNDKKQSMIKELNSYVALKKKYATNIENKRIELFEGPSDGQVEENVLLASSMTNEQLINKGHQMMDETDQAIDRGKKIVQETLNIGTEAAATLKSQTEQMSRVVNELDSIHFSMKRASKLAKQLGRQIATDKCIMMLLFLIVIGVIAIVIVKLINPNNQDIRDIPGLGPPALTRRLLWDHIVNEHF, from the exons ATGGATGACTTGTCAAGGATCAGCAACGACCTAGCTCAGATCGATGGACAGATCACCGACGTTTTTCGTGCTTTATC AAATGGATTCCAAAAGCTGGAGAAGATTAAGGAATTTAGCAGGCAGAGCAGGCAGTTGGAAGATCTTACAGAGAAAATGCGCGACTGTAAGCG GCTTATAAAAGAATTTGACAAAGAAGTAAAGGTTTTGGAGGATAGACTTGACAGAGGAACCAACAAAATGCTGAACGATAAAAAGCAATCAATG ATCAAAGAGTTAAATTCATATGTTGCTTTGAAAAAGAA ATATGCTACAAATATTGAGAATAAGCGAATTGAGCTCTTTGAAGGACCTAGTGATGGTCAAGTAGAAGAAAATGTTTTGTTGGCTTCAT CAATGACAAATGAACAACTAATTAATAAGGGACATCAAATGATGGATGAAACAGACCAAGCTATTGACAGGGGAAAGAAg ATTGTTCAAGAGACACTAAATATTGGAACAGAGGCTGCAGCAACTTTAAAGTCTCAG ACAGAACAAATGAGCAGAGTCGTTAATGAGTTGGATTCTATTCATTTTTCAATGAAAAGAGCCTCTAAATTGGCCAAGCAACTTGGTAGGCAG ATTGCTACTGACAAATGTATTATGATGCTATTGTTTCTTATTGTCATTGGAGTGATAGCTATTGTTATTGTAAAG CTTATCAACCCAAACAACCAGGACATTCGTGACATTCCAGGATTAGGCCCTCCAGCTTTGACCAGAAGATTGCTTTGGGATCATATTGTTAATGAGCATTTCTGA
- the LOC107640014 gene encoding novel plant SNARE 11-like isoform X2, translating to MDDLSRISNDLAQIDGQITDVFRALSNGFQKLEKIKEFSRQSRQLEDLTEKMRDCKRLIKEFDKEVKVLEDRLDRGTNKMLNDKKQSMIKELNSYVALKKKYATNIENKRIELFEGPSDGQVEENVLLASSMTNEQLINKGHQMMDETDQAIDRGKKIVQETLNIGTEAAATLKSQTEQMSRVVNELDSIHFSMKRASKLAKQLDCY from the exons ATGGATGACTTGTCAAGGATCAGCAACGACCTAGCTCAGATCGATGGACAGATCACCGACGTTTTTCGTGCTTTATC AAATGGATTCCAAAAGCTGGAGAAGATTAAGGAATTTAGCAGGCAGAGCAGGCAGTTGGAAGATCTTACAGAGAAAATGCGCGACTGTAAGCG GCTTATAAAAGAATTTGACAAAGAAGTAAAGGTTTTGGAGGATAGACTTGACAGAGGAACCAACAAAATGCTGAACGATAAAAAGCAATCAATG ATCAAAGAGTTAAATTCATATGTTGCTTTGAAAAAGAA ATATGCTACAAATATTGAGAATAAGCGAATTGAGCTCTTTGAAGGACCTAGTGATGGTCAAGTAGAAGAAAATGTTTTGTTGGCTTCAT CAATGACAAATGAACAACTAATTAATAAGGGACATCAAATGATGGATGAAACAGACCAAGCTATTGACAGGGGAAAGAAg ATTGTTCAAGAGACACTAAATATTGGAACAGAGGCTGCAGCAACTTTAAAGTCTCAG ACAGAACAAATGAGCAGAGTCGTTAATGAGTTGGATTCTATTCATTTTTCAATGAAAAGAGCCTCTAAATTGGCCAAGCAACTTG ATTGCTACTGA
- the LOC107642616 gene encoding probable serine/threonine-protein kinase PBL19 (The sequence of the model RefSeq protein was modified relative to this genomic sequence to represent the inferred CDS: added 46 bases not found in genome assembly): MMCLFFKRKSKSEPQLQKTIRNSKVKSTNSRSLSPSPRSVNELYKENQHNFRVFTLRELVDATNGFNRTLKIGEGGFGSVYRGTILPLHRHADPILVAIKKLNTRGFQGHKEWLAEVQFLGIVNHPNLVKLLGYCSVDTERGIQRLLVYEFMPNRSLEDHLFNHSLPHLPWKTRLQIMLGAAEGLDYLHEGLEVQVIYRDFKSSNVLLDKSFHPKLSDFGLAREGPTGDQTHVSTAVVGTQGYAAPEYVGTGHLKAKSDIWSFGVVLYEILTGRRVLERDRPTGEQKLLEWVKKYPADTSRFSTIIDPRLRNQYSLVSARKIAKLADNCLKKNAEDRPSMSEIVESLKQALQLSETSNNFQKG, translated from the exons ATGATGTGTTTATTCTTCAAACGAAAATCCAAATCCGAGCCACAGCTGCAAAAAACAATCAGGAACAGCAAGGTCAAGTCCACCAACTCGCGATCGTTATCGCCATCGCCAAGGAGTGTTAATGAATTGTATAAGGAGAACCAGCACAATTTCAGGGTCTTCACTCTCAGGGAGCTCGTAGATGCAACCAATGGTTTCAATAGAACGCTCAAGATCGGTGAAGGTGGTTTCGGAAGTGTTTATAGAGGAACCATTCTACCTCTACATCGACATGCTGATCCAATTCTCGTTGCTATCAAAAAGCTCAACACTCGTGGCTTTCAG GGGCACAAAGAATGGCTTGCTGAAGTTCAATTTCTCGGCATCGTTAACCACCCCAATTTGGTTAAGTTATTGGGATATTGCTCTGTAGACACCGAGAGAGGAATTCAAAGGCTATTggtgtatgaattcatgccaaaTAGGAGCCTAGAGGATCATCTTTTCAACCATTCTTTACCTCACTTGCCTTGGAAAACTAGATTGCAGATCATGCTTGGTGCTGCTGAAGGATTGGATTACTTACATGAGGGATTGGAAGTTCAG GTGATCTACAGAGATTTCAAATCTTCAAATGTGCTGTTGGACAAAAGTTTCCATCCCAAGCTCTCGGATTTCGGTCTAGCTAGGGAGGGCCCAACCGGTGATCAGACTCATGTATCTACTGCA GTAGTTGGAACACAGGGATATGCAGCGCCGGAGTATGTTGGAACAGGACATCTCAAAGCTAAGAGTGACATATGGAGTTTCGGCGTGGTGCTCTATGAGATTCTCACAGGCAGGAGGGTTCTGGAAAGAGATCGTCCCACAGGAGAACAGAAGCTTCTAGAGTGGGTCAAGAAGTACCCTGCTGATACTAGCAGATTCAGCACCATAATAGACCCTCGCCTCAGGAACCAATACTCCCTTGTTTCGGCTCGAAAGATCGCCAAGTT AGTGAGATAGTGGAAAGCTTGAAGCAAGCATTGCAGCTTTCAGAAACctcaaacaattttcaaaaaggttaa
- the LOC107642617 gene encoding uncharacterized protein LOC107642617 isoform X1 has translation MAALSPAPNNNNQKAVSLSGGANPPKSQRGQNKPKCKQCGNVARSRCPFESCKSCCSRNQNPCHIHVLKTSTTLPDKAPSSSAAPIEQQSVEPSQSSTASRVASLRQLSNSFAQFNNLNISFRSRKPLTRKCQELLQDAAAINEWRFSKLKEYKERNIELENETFDRYMQNIDLLEEVLAVKSMEDNVSSESESNTSSMEAYNDLMITKLKLQIRSNSVGSDAARMRMQQIVDRGLKKLKMSAVSGAATEALSEDPNNTSGAAKSLRTERLSAISDLIDKINKARSEEDLKSCLEIKSQLFNLDGGSSIVDPQPQDNETDGKEIDQGDSTSGEELEYSLPKLVGTTDIDQETLNTIDNHFSSLEYLEL, from the exons ATGGCGGCGCTTTCGCCGGCGCCGAACAACAACAACCAGAAGGCAGTGTCGTTGAGCGGTGGAGCAAACCCTCCAAAATCGCAACGTGGTCAGAACAAGCCAAAGTGCAAGCAGTGCGGCAATGTTGCTCGCTCTAG GTGTCCGTTCGAATCATGCAAGAGTTGCTGTTCAAGGAATCAAAATCCCTGCCATATTCACG TTTTGAAGACAAGTACAACTTTGCCTGACAAGGCACCATCTTCCAGTGCTGCTCCAATTGAGCAGCAATCTGTAGAGCCATCTCAATCATC AACGGCAAGTAGAGTTGCATCACTTAGACAACTTTCCAACAGTTTTGCCCAGTTCAATAATTTGAACATTTCATTTCGCTCAAGGAAACCACTAACTAGAAAG TGTCAAGAGTTATTGCAGGATGCTGCAGCTATAAATGAATGGAGATTTTCAAAGTTAAAGGAATACAAGGAACGAAATATTGAACTGGAAAATGAAACATTTGACAGATACATGCAGAATATAGATCTACTAGAGGAAGTATTGGCAGTTAAGTCTATGGAAGACAATGTGTCTTCTGAGTCGGAGTCAAACACTTCGTCAATGGAGGCATACAATGATCTAATGATAACAAAGCTAAAATTGCAAATACGATCCAACTCCGTGGGAAGTGACGCTGCGAGAATGAGAATGCAACAAATTGTAGACAGGGGACTAAAGAAGCTTAAGATGTCTGCAGTCAGTGGTGCCGCCACTGAAGCACTTAGTGAAGATCCCAATAACACTTCAGGAGCAGCGAAAAGTTTGAGGACTGAAAGGTTGTCTGCTATAAGCGATCTTATTGATAAAATTAACAAGGCCCGAAGTGAGGAGGATTTGAAGTCATGCTTGGAGATAAAGTCCCAACTCTTCAATTTGGATGGGGGCTCCAGCATAGTAGATCCTCAACCTCAAGACAACGAGACAGATGGAAAAGAAATTGATCAAGGTGATTCAACATCAGGAGAAGAATTGGAATATTCTTTACCAAAATTGGTTGGAACTACTGACATTGATCAAGAAACTCTAAACACCATCGACAATCATTTTTCTTCCCTTGAGTATTTAGAGTTATGA
- the LOC107642617 gene encoding uncharacterized protein LOC107642617 isoform X2, whose protein sequence is MAALSPAPNNNNQKAVSLSGGANPPKSQRGQNKPKCKQCGNVARSRCPFESCKSCCSRNQNPCHIHVLKTSTTLPDKAPSSSAAPIEQQSVEPSQSSTASRVASLRQLSNSFAQFNNLNISFRSRKPLTRKDAAAINEWRFSKLKEYKERNIELENETFDRYMQNIDLLEEVLAVKSMEDNVSSESESNTSSMEAYNDLMITKLKLQIRSNSVGSDAARMRMQQIVDRGLKKLKMSAVSGAATEALSEDPNNTSGAAKSLRTERLSAISDLIDKINKARSEEDLKSCLEIKSQLFNLDGGSSIVDPQPQDNETDGKEIDQGDSTSGEELEYSLPKLVGTTDIDQETLNTIDNHFSSLEYLEL, encoded by the exons ATGGCGGCGCTTTCGCCGGCGCCGAACAACAACAACCAGAAGGCAGTGTCGTTGAGCGGTGGAGCAAACCCTCCAAAATCGCAACGTGGTCAGAACAAGCCAAAGTGCAAGCAGTGCGGCAATGTTGCTCGCTCTAG GTGTCCGTTCGAATCATGCAAGAGTTGCTGTTCAAGGAATCAAAATCCCTGCCATATTCACG TTTTGAAGACAAGTACAACTTTGCCTGACAAGGCACCATCTTCCAGTGCTGCTCCAATTGAGCAGCAATCTGTAGAGCCATCTCAATCATC AACGGCAAGTAGAGTTGCATCACTTAGACAACTTTCCAACAGTTTTGCCCAGTTCAATAATTTGAACATTTCATTTCGCTCAAGGAAACCACTAACTAGAAAG GATGCTGCAGCTATAAATGAATGGAGATTTTCAAAGTTAAAGGAATACAAGGAACGAAATATTGAACTGGAAAATGAAACATTTGACAGATACATGCAGAATATAGATCTACTAGAGGAAGTATTGGCAGTTAAGTCTATGGAAGACAATGTGTCTTCTGAGTCGGAGTCAAACACTTCGTCAATGGAGGCATACAATGATCTAATGATAACAAAGCTAAAATTGCAAATACGATCCAACTCCGTGGGAAGTGACGCTGCGAGAATGAGAATGCAACAAATTGTAGACAGGGGACTAAAGAAGCTTAAGATGTCTGCAGTCAGTGGTGCCGCCACTGAAGCACTTAGTGAAGATCCCAATAACACTTCAGGAGCAGCGAAAAGTTTGAGGACTGAAAGGTTGTCTGCTATAAGCGATCTTATTGATAAAATTAACAAGGCCCGAAGTGAGGAGGATTTGAAGTCATGCTTGGAGATAAAGTCCCAACTCTTCAATTTGGATGGGGGCTCCAGCATAGTAGATCCTCAACCTCAAGACAACGAGACAGATGGAAAAGAAATTGATCAAGGTGATTCAACATCAGGAGAAGAATTGGAATATTCTTTACCAAAATTGGTTGGAACTACTGACATTGATCAAGAAACTCTAAACACCATCGACAATCATTTTTCTTCCCTTGAGTATTTAGAGTTATGA